A genome region from Theobroma cacao cultivar B97-61/B2 unplaced genomic scaffold, Criollo_cocoa_genome_V2, whole genome shotgun sequence includes the following:
- the LOC108663972 gene encoding uncharacterized protein LOC108663972: MLDTVKRSIRKDKGSLLLVSSSKAHTKQQKKKAQKGKKVKSQNEKALRLKGGVKKDKEKNICHHCGKLRHWRRNCKEYLTTMSKKKNLIKVSDSGTKDKDE, encoded by the exons ATGCTAGACACAGTAAAGAGGTCCATCAGGAAAGATAAGGGATCATTGcttcttgtttcttcttccAAGGCTCATACGAAGCAACAGAAGAAGAAAGCCCAAAAAGGGAAGAAGGTAAAATCCCAAAATGAGAAGGCCTTGAGGCTTAAGGGAGGTGTCAAAAAggataaagaaaagaatatttgcCATCATTGTGGCAAACTTAGACATTGGAGGAGGAATTGCAAGGAGTACCTAACTACtatgagcaagaaaaagaatctTATTAAAGTTTCTGATTCAG GGACCAAAGATAAAGATGAGTAG